The region GAAGCAAAAACACGCAGAAAAGCAGGCCAAGTCCGATACTCAGCAACTCGGGACGGGAATTCATGGGGGAAGGCAACATGTAAAAAACCAGCATCAGGGAAAAACTACTGCCCATCATAGCATAGCCTGTCCTGATACTTGGCCGGGTCTGGCAACACTTCCGGCGTTACGCCGCGGGTGGCTTCAATGAATCGAATCACCGGAACCTGAGTGGCTGGATTGTGTATCCGCACATATTTTGCCCCGCGTTCAATGGCCATGGCCAGACTGGCCGCCGTCAGGGCATCTCTTTCTATCGGGAGGATGGTTTGCTGGCCCAGAGTCAGAAAGGATTTGCGGGAAGTTCCGGCCAGGATGGGCAAGCCCAGCGTTTTCAGCGTGTCCAGTTGATGGAGCAGAGTCAGGTTATGGGTCAGCGTTTTGCCAAAGCCAAAGCCGGGATCCAGAATGATGTTGTGTCTGGAAATGCCCGCCTGCTGTGCCCGGTCAATCTGCCGTTCAAAAAACTGAAGGACTGCCTGAAGTACCCCGTGTGGGTAGCATGGGTTGTGTTGCATGGTTTCCGGGGTTCCCTGGCTGTGCATCAGCACCACCGGGCATCCAGCCTGCCCACAGACCTCGGCCATGGCCGGATCGTACTGAAAGCCGGACACGTCGTTTACCATCTGGGCGCCTGCCTTTAAGGCCTGTTCGGCCACCATGGCCTTGCGGGTATCGATACTGATACAGGCACGGGGGAAAGCCTCCAGAATGGCCCGGATGGCTGGCAGTACCCGGTCTGATTCCGCTTGGGGGGAGATGGTGGTGGCGTTGGGGCGGGTGGATTCCCCGCCAATATCCAGAATGTCCGCCCCGGCCTGCAGGGCCTCCTGAGCGGCCTGCACCACCTGATCCAGCGAGCGAAGGGCTCCGCCATCGGAGAAGGAGTCGGGGGTAACGTTTAAAATGGCCATAATTTGGGTGCGTGACATGCCGGTATTGTAAGTGAAGCAGGCGTCTCCATAAAATTATAATTTTAAAATATTAGAATTTACTAATAAGCTGATTGCTAGAATACACCGCCAGAACATAACGCCAAAACAGGATTTTGGGTCTGCGTTTAGTCCATAGCGCTTATAATGCCATTAGGACCAAAGGCTGGGTCTCAATGCGTGGAATACGATGCTAAACAGGTTTTTGAACGCTTTTATCGGGTCAGTGACCCTGATGGCCTTGTGGGGTATGGCAAGCCC is a window of Vampirovibrio chlorellavorus DNA encoding:
- the folP gene encoding dihydropteroate synthase, encoding MSRTQIMAILNVTPDSFSDGGALRSLDQVVQAAQEALQAGADILDIGGESTRPNATTISPQAESDRVLPAIRAILEAFPRACISIDTRKAMVAEQALKAGAQMVNDVSGFQYDPAMAEVCGQAGCPVVLMHSQGTPETMQHNPCYPHGVLQAVLQFFERQIDRAQQAGISRHNIILDPGFGFGKTLTHNLTLLHQLDTLKTLGLPILAGTSRKSFLTLGQQTILPIERDALTAASLAMAIERGAKYVRIHNPATQVPVIRFIEATRGVTPEVLPDPAKYQDRLCYDGQ